From Verrucomicrobiota bacterium, the proteins below share one genomic window:
- a CDS encoding transcriptional regulator produces the protein MALTRTYRETVLARIKRDPRFARALYAEAMNALLEGEVEEGLSMLRDLVHAEITFKELARQTGFGEKALHRMLSKRGNPTARSLAAIVRAIRDDLGLVPRVTVATA, from the coding sequence ATGGCATTGACGAGAACATATCGGGAAACGGTTCTGGCCCGGATCAAGCGCGATCCGAGGTTCGCGCGGGCACTTTACGCGGAAGCGATGAACGCATTGCTGGAAGGCGAGGTTGAAGAGGGATTGTCCATGCTGCGTGACTTGGTTCATGCGGAGATCACCTTCAAGGAACTGGCGCGACAGACGGGTTTTGGCGAGAAGGCGCTGCATCGGATGTTGTCCAAGCGCGGGAATCCCACGGCCCGAAGCCTGGCGGCGATCGTGCGCGCGATCCGGGATGACTTGGGGCTTGTCCCCCGTGTGACAGTGGCGACGGCGTGA